In Panicum virgatum strain AP13 chromosome 5K, P.virgatum_v5, whole genome shotgun sequence, the genomic window GCAGGCCATGTAGTACACCCACCTTTCCCCCGCTTATCAAAGGGACCATCACGATCAGGGAAACCGCATGGGTTGAAAATGTAGCTTCACCCATCAGGAGTCCGATTTCTGTCATTTTCGTCAACTTGGTTCGTTTCTGTCATTTTCGTCAACTTGGTTCGTTTCTGTCATTTTCGTCAACTTGGTTCCAAAACGAGGCACCGTTTTCACCGGAGATATATATAGAGGTGCCAAAAAAatacatctttctttttttcttcttgctaCATGTTCCAATACGTGTTCTGATCTAGTTGATCTACTCAACCACTGAATTAGTTAGCTTAACCTAATTAATCACCAATCCATGGAGAAAATGCTGGCTGACCAAATAAATGCAACTACTTGCTACAAAGTTCGTTTTACAAAAACAGAGATCCTATGCTACAGAATTCATTAGTCAGCACATATCCAAATCAAACTGTCTGCAACCTTCGTACAAGAAAATTTCAGCAGATCCTTCCTGTGAATAGGGACAACCTGAGAAGCCCATTTGGCCTCTGGTCGAGCAAACCTCACAGGCTGCTGCAGCTCCACACGTCCATTGCATCTCCTCTTCCTATGAGCTTGCGGTATCCATACCTGATTTCTAGACAAACGCTGTCAATCTTGGTCGTCGCCACTTTCGTCATCATCGTAAGCCACCAGAGAGCCCAGCGTGGCCTTGGTGGCATCCGATGGTGGCTTTTGGTCCGCGTCGTGACCATTTGAAGGCTGCTGCTCCTCGGGTGCAGGCTTAGCTTCCGCATCAACCTTTGCTTTCTTGGCTTGCGGCTTCACAGAAATTATTACATTTTTCAGGAGCGCAGGCTGGCTCCTCTTCGTAGGTGGCTTAGGCCTGCTCTCCTAAAGAGGGGTAGTCACATGCATAGCTCAGGCTCAGCAGGACAGATTTGTGAAACACATATCATGATGCTCCATTTATATCAACATGATGAGGAATGTAGCTAAAAAACTTGCACAGAGAGGAGAGGAGCACAGTGCATTACATGTATATTTTGTTCATCTCATCTTAAAACTATGACAAGATCGCAAGTAACACTTCTACTTTTGCATTTATATATTCCAACATACCTCTGGTCTAGAGACTGTAGGAGTCTCAAGTTCATGGACAATATTGGATCGGGCAGCCACAGCCTCCTGAAAAGAAAAACACTTATAAGTCAGTAATGTGACCTGTGCTTGGCATATGAGAACAGATGTGAATAGTCTCGTAGTATACAAACAATTACTGAAATTTACTACTACTTTGCATCCCAAATACAAGTCTATTTAGGATTGCCCTAAGTCAAGCTTTTGGCTTTGACCACAATTTCTAAAAGAGATCATATGCATTGACATTACTAGATTAATCACGGTACATATTTCATAATATACAACTCTTTCTACTTAGAATAATATGTTTCTTAGATATTGTTAGTCAAAGTGTCGTATTGGAGACTATAATGGACTTATATTTGAGATCAGAGGAAGTAGCTTAAGATAAAACTAAGAAGTAGCACTATGGAGCATCTAGAAGCTCCACAATGTGCTGTTCTATGCTACTACATTTAAATGTTACTCACATGGAAACTGCGCAGTTGTTCCGCTTCTTCATTGGCCACCTGCTGTTCATATTCCCTCCTTGACTGCACCGAGGCAACATGAAACAAGGAACTAAGATGTTGCAAATAAAGCTAATATACTTATGACCCAATATGCTTACATCTGACATTTTTATGTATTCGTATAGTAAAGGGTTTTTTGGATTTCTGCCATCACAATTTTCTAACTTTGGAAGAATGCCATTACTATTCACGTTATTGGAAacttgccattacaattcttcacTTCTTTGAACCGTGCCATTTTAAAAGTCTTTGATGCCCTTGGACCCACTCGCAGACCCGCGTATTTTCGTATGGCCCAAAATACCCCTGCTGTTTCTCTCCCATCcactcactgacgtgtggggcccacacatcagcttctccttcaacctccttcctcctctccacCACGCGCTGCTCACCtcccccctgccgccgccggcctgctcccTGTCGGGAGGGCCAATCGCGCCGCACCTTCGCACGggctcgccgacgccaccgccgcgccttcTCGTCCTCCCGCAGCTCCACCGCCTCCCCTGTGTTGCGGGTGGGgcaagctgcggcggcggcggtcggggcTAGGTGCCGCAGTGGCGGTCGGGCCTCCCCTGCAACGCCGACAGATCCTGGCGGCCGGATCCCGGCACTGCTGGACCTCGGCTCTCTCCCTCCCTATCTCTCGTCTGCTCCCAAGCTGCATccaggtggtggcggcggctcgtCCCACGCCGGCCGCTGCTCATCCGCTCCTCTGTCCTCCCTCCCTCGCCAGATccaggcggaggtggaggcccaCGCaggtccatggcggcggcggcggcgcgcccctctgtaaggatcgatggaccaagaggggggtgaattgggcctttttcaatttctaaaacaaggtaaagcaaccttaacctatgcaatactagtagggcaccaattcaccaaccggataactaagctacctacacaagctaagagagataaaaacaaagtaaagcctagcaaggtagagctaagttatgatctctaagtcaagcacatgagtaaattgcatgaaagaaaatgcttgaataaagagagtggacaagagacgaccggattttttcccgtggtatcgatgttggcacacacccctaatccacgttgtgacactctcaaagagtcttgtcacctcccaagtcaccgagacgagggcgctcactaagagtctccgttcaccatcccggcgtggtggagatcaagccacgtacaatcttcttctccgggctcccacaatccttggcaagctccgcgagaaaacacctcgatcaccaagatcgcctaggtgatgccaatcaccaagagtaacaagctaaggccttcacttgagcaagaaccgatcaccaagaacggatgcacactagcttctctctactcaagtccttaatcttgcttcttgattgattgaatgcacaagtatgtgaatgatgaagctcaatgtggctcttgactatggtatgagtgtttggatgttgcctggtgtcaagagtgggcgaaatgacccattggaggggtatatataggcagctcacacaaatagagccgttggagaaaagctgccagaaaactgcgtagcgccggttaatccgacgtccctccatttgtcatcgtcggtttaaccggtgaatgtaaactgcctcttctggaaactagccgttacaacttgggcagattgaccgacgtatcatcggtttaaccggtgagtgtagttgtccactgatcaactgaaaaaccaagtctctggacaactgcaccgacgttaactcaaacctatcgtcggtttaaccggtgagtacaacttttgaaatccactgaaaaaccatctcactggtcaattgcaccgacgtcttgattcaaacagcgtcggttaatccgatgaatagaacttgaattgccctggaaaaaccaactctggactaatgcaccgacgttaaattcaaacacgtcggtttaaccggtgtattgaatttgtccagactctgctgacttcgtttaaccgacgtatagaaaattgagagcgtcggttaaaccggtgtatagactttttctgattttgtcttttctgatttgagtcttgaatgaaatccaaatattcttgagatatagtttgagaaccacttatttgaacttctagaaacctgagtgaccatagtgtgcatccattttcaaatgaccatgtccatgctcaagttactaagccttaacccctcttaatagtgcgatcactacaaaactataaaacctatactaacctaagtgtccttctcaaccttgtgacacttaggactagaaagatccttagccttgacatatataagttgaaaaccgagatcgccttttagaataaccaaaattgaggggcctcttttgacatatgaccaaatgagcgataatgatctattaagctgcacaaactcattaatcacaataatggttgtcattaatcaccgaaacataccttgagggcctagatgcttacaatctccccctttttggtgattgatgacaacacaaacataaataacgagagagcgagaaagataaagcaggataaacacaagcaaactcgaaagcaggaccaaagagctcaacggctcaaacgaaatccatagatatgtctcaaagaacggcatactcaagcgacaaatgtacatatccatgaattaacaccaaatgtgatacaaagaatcaaagtcctgataactacgagctctctctagctctaccctccccctaactctgtggctccccctaacacctctccccctttggcatcaaagcaccaaaaggcgagctacgggtcgtgctgtcgtggtacggcgaggaagcggtccgggtcgtcgtcgtcgtcggacggagagctctcaccctcggtgacagacggaagctgctggtctgggtctgagctcactgggggggtgactgtcgtggaggctctcgtgctggcactgcctggtagaggatccgtagaagtcgtaaccgggccagcggaagaagtatcaatatccgaagaagtgaccgctgaagctgccggctgcgtcgactgtggaagcagggactcctctactgctcctccccctgaaggtgctgcctgaagtgaggaagggagggcgaccgactgaaccgctgacggtgagtcctgaaagagtgtggtcgctggcagtggagagaacagtggacgaccggcagacccaagtaatgcggacatcgagaacgtggtctccagtgtcgctgaggtagctggagctgcagtaggggctggagctggtgtaacggcaagctgaggtgctccaacaccctgaaggcctggctgtcctggctgctgcggggcgagtccagtgtgagagtaaagctgtgagatcatcccgaacatcgccatcatcccctgctgcatctgctgaaactgagcgtctgtcctctgtgaaactctgtcgataagcccgacaaaacgctcctcggtcgcagcccgctctcgggcggcctctctctgaatagcagcaatctgagcctcatgggctctcctggcctcctcctgagcaagtctatcctccctctgctgggtcacgagctgctgtagtagtgaagtgagctcggacggctgagtcacctgagactcagagactgtagcagctgctgaagtcggaggagctggctctcctgaacctcctgcctcgtgatcacggctggggcagctgaaggaaagtactcaacgtcgtcggaggagtctgactcaagctcagaccagtgaatctcatcatctccctcgggaagctgtgcctctgctgctaggagtgcctcatcctcctctgccactcgtgcctgaacctctggtgacagtcgagccatcgctgctctatctgcgtgtctgcccctcctcctgtcctgtggagctgtgggtcggtagacagggaacctgggagcctcgtcgtgacggtaaggggcgctgatgggtgactctgctggcactatcatagagcatatgtaactgatccagtgcgcatagggaaactgtcgcaccacacccatcccatcagtgatcacatcctcgatctcagccagaataaagtcaactatatcaaatggctcgtgagtgaggatgtgtagaagcaagagctgctgcaaacctgtgaacccctctgggtagccactcctcggtaacagagtcctccggagtgccatgtgaacagcgtaagccTCTGCAGtgagcaagctcggcactctggcgtaagaggctgggaacggctggcggaagcactgagtgatcgcctcgtgggaaggagcaatcccgccaaccatcgcccagcggggtggatctgagtccccgtaaaccctctcgtgcagcgagacgtcgaccaggtcaactccaagaataccagcaatggtTGCCCTtgacaaaccaaagtcctgccctccaaacatgaagtgcacggctctgcgctcgggggctatccaagctgtagcgtagaacactctgacccagtcctcgatataacggttctgctccatctctagcagtctgggcagacctctgaagtgagcaaagtgtgctctcacatctgctccccctgcggctgtcctcagtgagacccagtcaagaaccctgtgctgaaaAATCTGGTGGCC contains:
- the LOC120709757 gene encoding uncharacterized protein LOC120709757, which produces MGTKTCCAVKSVDLLMDRPYGAGLNQEQPQNADRWWHQIRPSGPRQSSSFCLQRAWCGKCGRGRPLSRAAAGDDRGPGGGGRWAEARSLPGRGSGCECEHATRDVTLYLQHLSSLFHVASVQSRREYEQQVANEEAEQLRSFHEAVAARSNIVHELETPTVSRPEESRPKPPTKRSQPALLKNVIISVKPQAKKAKVDAEAKPAPEEQQPSNGHDADQKPPSDATKATLGSLVAYDDDESGDDQD